A genomic stretch from Erwinia sp. E_sp_B01_1 includes:
- the hcp gene encoding hydroxylamine reductase, which produces MFCVQCEQTIRTPAGNGCAWSQGMCGKTAETSDLQDLLIAVLQGLSAWAHEARQHGIILHEVDSFAPRAFFATLTNVNFDSHRIVGYASEAIYYREKLRAMLPSCVISLNHPMADITLASDDLALLQQQAADWALNRDEVHEDIFGLRLLCLYGLKGAAAYMEHAHVHGKYDEEIYRQYHEIMALLGTQPEQADLLLATAMNIGKMNFAIMGQLDEAQTTAYGHPQPVSVNTRPVAGKAILISGHDLKDLQLLLEQTAGTGINVYTHGEMLPAHGYPQLKKHPHLVANYGSGWQNQQQEFARFPGPILMTSNCIIDPHKGEYQNRIWTRSIVGWPGVNHLEEDDFSALIAQAHQLNGFPWSEIPHEITVGFGRQVLLDAADTVIDLVAQQKLRHVFLIGGCDGSKDKRSYFTDLATAVPDDCLILTLACGKYRFNKLDFGSLEGLPRLLDVGQCNDSYAAIMLAVRLAEKLGCGVNDLPLSLVLSWFEQKAIVVLLTLLSLGVKNIRTGPDAPGFLSDNVLAILQKEFGLQPVTSVENDLNAMLVH; this is translated from the coding sequence ATGTTTTGCGTACAATGTGAGCAAACTATTCGTACTCCGGCAGGCAATGGCTGCGCCTGGTCACAAGGCATGTGCGGTAAAACGGCGGAAACGTCCGATCTTCAGGATCTGCTGATTGCGGTGTTGCAGGGATTATCAGCATGGGCCCATGAGGCGCGGCAACACGGCATTATTCTGCATGAGGTGGACAGTTTCGCTCCACGAGCCTTCTTTGCCACTTTAACTAACGTCAACTTTGATTCTCACCGCATCGTCGGCTACGCCAGCGAGGCTATTTACTATCGTGAGAAGTTAAGAGCGATGCTGCCTTCCTGCGTGATTTCCCTGAATCACCCGATGGCAGACATAACGCTGGCGAGTGACGATCTGGCACTACTTCAGCAGCAGGCTGCGGACTGGGCACTGAATCGCGATGAGGTCCATGAGGATATTTTTGGCCTGCGACTGCTGTGTCTGTATGGCCTTAAGGGCGCGGCAGCCTATATGGAACATGCTCACGTACACGGCAAATACGATGAAGAAATTTACCGGCAATACCATGAAATTATGGCCTTGCTGGGAACGCAGCCGGAGCAGGCAGATTTGTTACTGGCCACAGCCATGAACATTGGCAAAATGAACTTTGCCATCATGGGCCAGCTTGATGAAGCGCAAACCACTGCGTATGGGCATCCGCAGCCTGTCTCCGTTAATACGCGGCCGGTAGCCGGGAAAGCCATTCTGATTTCGGGCCACGATCTGAAAGATTTACAGCTGTTGCTGGAGCAAACCGCCGGAACCGGCATCAATGTCTATACCCACGGTGAGATGTTACCTGCACATGGTTATCCGCAGTTGAAAAAGCATCCTCATCTTGTCGCCAACTATGGCAGCGGGTGGCAGAACCAGCAGCAAGAGTTTGCCCGTTTTCCGGGGCCCATCCTGATGACGTCAAACTGCATCATCGATCCTCACAAAGGGGAGTATCAAAACCGAATCTGGACGCGCAGCATTGTGGGCTGGCCGGGCGTAAATCATCTTGAGGAAGATGATTTTTCAGCGCTTATCGCGCAGGCTCATCAGCTGAACGGCTTCCCCTGGAGTGAGATCCCTCATGAAATTACCGTGGGTTTTGGCCGTCAGGTGCTGCTGGATGCCGCTGACACAGTCATTGACCTGGTTGCTCAGCAAAAACTTCGTCATGTGTTCCTGATTGGCGGCTGCGACGGCAGTAAAGATAAACGCAGTTACTTCACCGATCTGGCGACTGCAGTGCCCGATGACTGCCTGATCCTGACGCTTGCCTGCGGAAAATATCGCTTTAACAAGCTCGATTTCGGTTCGCTGGAAGGTTTGCCACGCCTGCTTGATGTCGGGCAGTGCAACGACAGCTATGCCGCCATCATGCTGGCCGTCAGGCTGGCGGAAAAGCTGGGATGCGGTGTCAATGACCTGCCGCTGTCACTGGTTCTTTCCTGGTTCGAGCAAAAAGCCATTGTGGTGCTGCTGACGCTGTTGTCACTGGGGGTAAAAAACATTCGCACCGGCCCTGATGCGCCAGGTTTTCTCTCCGACAACGTGCTTGCCATCCTGCAAAAAGAGTTCGGTTTACAGCCGGTGACCTCGGTTGAAAACGATCTCAATGCCATGCTGGTTCATTAA
- the poxB gene encoding ubiquinone-dependent pyruvate dehydrogenase, with the protein MKQTVATLVAKTLESAGVKRIWGVTGDSLNGLTDSLNKMGTIEWMPTRHEEVAAFAAGAEAHISGELAVCAGSCGPGNLHLINGLFDCHRNNVPVLAIAAHIPSSEIGSGYFQETHPQELFRECSHYCELVSNPEQLPQVLGIAMRKAILNRGVSVVVLPGDVALQAAPEGATSDWYPPQLPVIQPPASELTKLAALLNGSANITLMCGSGCAGAHAEVMKLAETLKAPVVHALRGKEHVDYDNPYNVGMTGLIGFSSGFHAMMNADTVVLLGTRFPYRAFYPADANIIQIDIDPGSIGAHSHVDMALVGDIQSTLAALLPQLDVKQDRDFLDKALKHYAEARKSLDDLATANDKQAIHPQYVAQQLSRYADEDAIFTCDVGTPTVWAARYLKMNGKRRLIGSFNHGSMANAMPQALGAQSLDKQRQVIALCGDGGFSMLMGDFLSVAQLKLPVKLVIFNNSVLGFVAMEMKAGGYLTDGTDLENPNFADIAKACGVKGIRVERASDLDAAIQEALAHDGPVLVDVITAKEELAMPPQIKMEQAKGFSLYMLRAIINGRGDEVVELAKTNWLR; encoded by the coding sequence ATGAAGCAGACAGTAGCCACGCTGGTGGCAAAAACATTAGAAAGCGCCGGGGTAAAACGTATCTGGGGAGTGACCGGGGATTCCCTGAACGGGCTGACCGACAGCCTGAACAAAATGGGCACCATTGAGTGGATGCCTACCCGTCATGAAGAGGTGGCCGCCTTTGCCGCCGGAGCAGAAGCCCATATCAGCGGCGAACTTGCCGTTTGCGCCGGCTCCTGCGGGCCAGGCAATCTCCATCTGATCAACGGTCTTTTTGACTGCCACCGTAACAACGTGCCGGTGCTTGCCATTGCGGCGCATATTCCTTCCAGCGAGATTGGCAGCGGCTATTTTCAGGAAACGCATCCGCAGGAACTGTTTCGCGAATGCAGCCATTATTGCGAGCTGGTTTCCAATCCTGAGCAGTTGCCGCAGGTCCTTGGCATCGCCATGCGCAAGGCGATCCTTAATCGCGGTGTGTCGGTGGTGGTTCTGCCGGGGGACGTTGCCCTGCAGGCGGCCCCTGAAGGCGCAACGTCAGACTGGTATCCTCCGCAGTTACCGGTGATCCAGCCGCCCGCCAGCGAGTTGACCAAACTGGCCGCGCTGCTTAATGGCTCGGCGAATATCACTCTGATGTGCGGCAGCGGCTGTGCCGGCGCGCATGCGGAAGTGATGAAGCTGGCAGAGACGCTGAAAGCGCCCGTCGTGCATGCCCTGCGCGGCAAAGAGCACGTGGATTATGACAACCCTTACAATGTCGGGATGACCGGTTTGATCGGTTTCTCATCGGGTTTCCATGCCATGATGAACGCCGATACGGTGGTTCTGCTCGGAACGCGTTTCCCCTACCGCGCGTTTTATCCTGCCGATGCCAACATTATTCAGATTGATATCGATCCCGGCAGTATTGGCGCCCACAGCCACGTCGATATGGCGCTGGTAGGGGATATTCAGTCCACGCTGGCCGCTTTGCTTCCTCAACTGGACGTTAAGCAGGATCGTGATTTTCTGGATAAGGCGCTTAAGCACTATGCAGAAGCGCGCAAAAGCCTGGACGACCTGGCGACGGCCAATGATAAACAGGCTATTCATCCGCAATATGTGGCGCAGCAATTAAGCCGCTATGCCGATGAGGATGCCATTTTCACCTGTGACGTTGGCACCCCTACCGTCTGGGCGGCGCGCTACCTGAAAATGAACGGCAAACGTCGCCTGATTGGCTCGTTCAATCACGGTTCAATGGCTAACGCCATGCCGCAGGCGTTAGGGGCGCAGTCGCTGGATAAACAGCGTCAGGTCATCGCCCTGTGCGGTGATGGTGGCTTCAGCATGCTGATGGGCGATTTTCTCTCGGTAGCCCAGTTAAAACTGCCGGTAAAGCTGGTGATCTTCAACAACAGCGTGCTGGGTTTTGTGGCGATGGAGATGAAAGCTGGCGGTTATCTGACGGATGGGACCGATCTGGAAAATCCGAATTTTGCCGACATTGCTAAGGCATGCGGCGTGAAGGGGATCCGGGTTGAACGTGCCTCCGATCTGGACGCGGCGATTCAGGAAGCGCTCGCCCACGACGGCCCGGTGCTGGTTGACGTGATCACCGCCAAAGAGGAGCTGGCGATGCCGCCGCAGATTAAAATGGAACAGGCTAAAGGTTTCAGCCTCTATATGCTCAGAGCGATCATCAACGGGCGCGGCGACGAGGTAGTTGAGCTGGCAAAAACCAACTGGCTGCGGTAA